In Amyelois transitella isolate CPQ chromosome 28, ilAmyTran1.1, whole genome shotgun sequence, the following are encoded in one genomic region:
- the LOC132903586 gene encoding uncharacterized protein LOC132903586, whose amino-acid sequence MDMDNLKQSMEQMQNFFVTQMDQFRSQMQGNASSVSTPSLEVRFTAFQNLVMNMLQSLQDQVDLLSRSTDNIEMRSRKKFLLFHGIPENNGEDPAAVITQTVQERLNLNELSLDNISRCHRMGRPLAGKPRPVLVKVRDWSIRNKVWSAKSKLKGTGVTLSEFLTKSRHDVFMAARKRFGVANCWTREGTVYVLDTEGARHRVECLSDLDKVVAEPEQAGTKPPRVVPEPSVAAAPTTRTRKTAAAAASKSGKM is encoded by the coding sequence atGGATATGGATAACCTCAAACAATCAATGGAGCAAATGCAGAATTTCTTCGTCACACAGATGGATCAATTCAGGTCTCAAATGCAGGGAAATGCTTCATCAGTGTCCACCCCCAGTTTGGAAGTAAGGTTTACCGCATTTCAGAATCTTGTTATGAATATGTTGCAATCACTCCAGGATCAAGTTGACCTGTTGAGCCGCTCCACTGATAACATTGAAATGCGGTCCCGCAAAAAATTCCTACTTTTTCATGGTATCCCAGAGAACAATGGTGAGGATCCAGCGGCAGTAATCACTCAGACCGTTCAAGAAAGGTTGAATTTGAACGAACTTTCTCTTGATAACATTAGCCGGTGTCACAGAATGGGTCGTCCGCTAGCTGGTAAACCCCGGCCTGTTTTAGTCAAAGTGCGTGACTGGTCTATTAGGAATAAAGTATGGAGTGCGAAGTCTAAGCTGAAGGGAACGGGTGTCACGCTGTCGGAGTTCCTCACTAAGTCACGACATGATGTGTTCATGGCAGCTCGTAAGCGGTTTGGTGTCGCCAATTGCTGGACTCGTGAGGGCACTGTATACGTTCTGGACACAGAAGGAGCGCGTCACCGAGTTGAATGCCTGTCGGACCTTGACAAAGTCGTCGCTGAACCGGAGCAAGCTGGTACCAAGCCGCCTCGTGTAGTCCCCGAGCCCTCCGTAGCTGCGGCCCCGACAACGCGTACCAGAAAGACCGCGGCTGCTGCTGCCAGCAAATCCGGCAAAATGTAG
- the LOC106139831 gene encoding zinc finger protein 267 isoform X2, giving the protein MSTYKCCAVPQCTNTTIKTPTKLFFSVPMDLNIRKKWFQLARRNPDALSPKTRPHFCEDHFDIEEDTENFIQYNIMKEKPKKYNLRLKKGVLPHKFLCQKRNTASQEKNKASQEKNKVSQAKNKASQEKNKASQAKNKASQVKNKASQKKNTASHRPSAVKTRSMSAINKDTSRVREHSQTDEITLKPLSVLDGAVGQCGSLPGSEGLPVPVVSIKIEPKIEFDCDIKEEVQCGSPYSSHLSFVNYHDVKFETIDDDLPSVVKREADAPIKEEVEVTEDSTSDDTSGADKRQPDGTTTNRRSESTARSVEKHVQITPNSEKLFECKVCRTQFVDRSGLSRHRKTHTGEKLYKCDVCNNMYARKRHIAVHNRAHTSEKPFKCNMCLRTFCTKGQLTSHLRKHYRIRNKTIEVISSNNSVVATIDVVSINPQSS; this is encoded by the exons atgagtacctataaatgttgtgcagtgcctcaatgcactaatacaacaataaaaactcctacgaaactgtttttttctgtgccgatggatttgaatattcgtaagaagtggtttcagctTGCTCGGCGTAATCCTGATGCTTTATCACCAAAAACACGTCCTCATTTTTGTGAAGACCACTTTGAT attGAGGAAGACacagaaaattttatacaatataatataatgaagGAAAAACCGAAGAAGTACAATCTACGGTTAAAAAAAGGAGTTCTTccacataaatttttatgtcagaAACGAAATACAGCATCTCAAGAGAAGAATAAGGCATCTCAAGAGAAGAATAAGGTATCTCAAGCAAAGAATAAGGCATCTCAAGAGAAGAATAAGGCATCTCAAGCGAAGAATAAGGCATCTCAAGTAAAGAATAAGGCATctcaaaagaagaataccgCATCTCATCGTCCTAGCGCAGTTAAAACACGAAGTATGTCAGCAATAAACAAAGACACTTCAAGAGTTCGTGAACATTCACAAACTGATGAA ATAACTCTAAAACCATTATCTGTGTTGGACGGTGCCGTTGGTCAGTGTGGATCTCTGCCCGGCTCCGAGGGTCTTCCGGTTCCTGTTGTTAGCATAAAAATAGAGCCAAAGATAGAATTCGACTGTGATATTAAAGAGGAAGTACAATGTG GCTCCCCGTACTCATCACACTTGTCATTCGTGAACTATCACGACGTGAAGTTTGAGACAATTGATGATGACCTTCCGAGTGTGGTAAAGCGCGAAGCAGACGCGCCCATCAAGGAAGAAGTGGAGGTCACAGAAG ATTCCACTTCAGATGACACTTCGGGAGCTGACAAACGGCAACCTGATGGAACTACAACCAACAGGAGATCAGAGTCAACAGCGCGGAGTGTTGAGAAACATGTGCAAATAACACCTAATAGCGAGAAACTGTTTGAATGTAAAGTTTGTCGAACACAGTTCGTTGATAGGAGTGGTTTATCGAGACACCGTAAGACTCACACAGGCGAGAAACTGTATAAATGTGACGTGTGTAACAATATGTACGCGAGAAAAAGACATATAGCGGTTCATAACAGAGCTCATACTAGCGAGAAAccttttaaatgtaatatgtGTCTTAGAACGTTTTGTACTAAAGGCCAATTGACTAGTCACCTCAGAAAACATTATAGGATTCGGAATAAGACTATAGAAGTGATCAGTTCTAATAATAGTGTTGTGGCAACGATTGACGTGGTATCCATTAACCCGCAATCAAGCTGA
- the LOC106139831 gene encoding zinc finger protein 267 isoform X1, protein MEITEDVKKPSYKYCMVPQCINNNRNTPDKIFFRIPTDEKLQKQWCKIMRRCEVAPKSCFYCCEDHFNIEEDTENFIQYNIMKEKPKKYNLRLKKGVLPHKFLCQKRNTASQEKNKASQEKNKVSQAKNKASQEKNKASQAKNKASQVKNKASQKKNTASHRPSAVKTRSMSAINKDTSRVREHSQTDEITLKPLSVLDGAVGQCGSLPGSEGLPVPVVSIKIEPKIEFDCDIKEEVQCGSPYSSHLSFVNYHDVKFETIDDDLPSVVKREADAPIKEEVEVTEDSTSDDTSGADKRQPDGTTTNRRSESTARSVEKHVQITPNSEKLFECKVCRTQFVDRSGLSRHRKTHTGEKLYKCDVCNNMYARKRHIAVHNRAHTSEKPFKCNMCLRTFCTKGQLTSHLRKHYRIRNKTIEVISSNNSVVATIDVVSINPQSS, encoded by the exons ATGGAAATCACGGAAGATGTTAAAAAACCTTCATATAAGTATTGTATGGTACCGCAgtgtattaataataacagGAATACAcccgataaaatattttttcgtatTCCAACCGATGAAAAACTACAGAAACAATGGTGTAAGATAATGAGAAGATGCGAAGTGGCACCCAAATCGTGTTTTTATTGTTGCGAAGATCATTTTAAC attGAGGAAGACacagaaaattttatacaatataatataatgaagGAAAAACCGAAGAAGTACAATCTACGGTTAAAAAAAGGAGTTCTTccacataaatttttatgtcagaAACGAAATACAGCATCTCAAGAGAAGAATAAGGCATCTCAAGAGAAGAATAAGGTATCTCAAGCAAAGAATAAGGCATCTCAAGAGAAGAATAAGGCATCTCAAGCGAAGAATAAGGCATCTCAAGTAAAGAATAAGGCATctcaaaagaagaataccgCATCTCATCGTCCTAGCGCAGTTAAAACACGAAGTATGTCAGCAATAAACAAAGACACTTCAAGAGTTCGTGAACATTCACAAACTGATGAA ATAACTCTAAAACCATTATCTGTGTTGGACGGTGCCGTTGGTCAGTGTGGATCTCTGCCCGGCTCCGAGGGTCTTCCGGTTCCTGTTGTTAGCATAAAAATAGAGCCAAAGATAGAATTCGACTGTGATATTAAAGAGGAAGTACAATGTG GCTCCCCGTACTCATCACACTTGTCATTCGTGAACTATCACGACGTGAAGTTTGAGACAATTGATGATGACCTTCCGAGTGTGGTAAAGCGCGAAGCAGACGCGCCCATCAAGGAAGAAGTGGAGGTCACAGAAG ATTCCACTTCAGATGACACTTCGGGAGCTGACAAACGGCAACCTGATGGAACTACAACCAACAGGAGATCAGAGTCAACAGCGCGGAGTGTTGAGAAACATGTGCAAATAACACCTAATAGCGAGAAACTGTTTGAATGTAAAGTTTGTCGAACACAGTTCGTTGATAGGAGTGGTTTATCGAGACACCGTAAGACTCACACAGGCGAGAAACTGTATAAATGTGACGTGTGTAACAATATGTACGCGAGAAAAAGACATATAGCGGTTCATAACAGAGCTCATACTAGCGAGAAAccttttaaatgtaatatgtGTCTTAGAACGTTTTGTACTAAAGGCCAATTGACTAGTCACCTCAGAAAACATTATAGGATTCGGAATAAGACTATAGAAGTGATCAGTTCTAATAATAGTGTTGTGGCAACGATTGACGTGGTATCCATTAACCCGCAATCAAGCTGA